A genomic window from Glycine soja cultivar W05 chromosome 10, ASM419377v2, whole genome shotgun sequence includes:
- the LOC114370698 gene encoding zinc finger protein 10-like has protein sequence MEFSYQEDSSKSSSNEIDRSSEQNDETGTGRSFECVFCKRGFNTAQALGGHMNIHRKARANNSKAKPNFPPSSSSKVDHHESNNYANPTYLTRGNHYSSTLPDHREVDDVNYNYYHQLYFPSPASGAKSPSHVQYSSEALCVENQRDPHLLFGQDWRQRGLSLYTNPLCVHENKDKIENNSEEDDLDLELRLGYHP, from the coding sequence ATGGAATTCAGCTACCAAGAAGATTCCTCCAAAAGCTCGAGCAACGAAATCGATCGATCGTCCGAACAGAATGATGAGACGGGCACCGGAAGATCCTTCGAGTGTGTGTTTTGCAAGAGAGGCTTCAACACTGCACAGGCTTTggggggacacatgaacatACACAGAAAAGCTAGAGCCAATAACAGCAAGGCCAAGCCCAATTTTCCTCCCTCGAGTTCAAGCAAGGTTGATCATCATGAGAGTAATAACTATGCAAATCCAACCTATCTTACAAGAGGGAATCACTATTCTTCTACTCTTCCTGATCATAGAGAGGTAGATGATGTTAATTACAATTACTACCATCAATTATATTTTCCCTCACCCGCATCTGGTGCCAAATCACCTTCACATGTACAATATAGTAGTGAGGCTTTGTGTGTAGAGAACCAAAGGGATCCTCATCTTCTGTTTGGACAAGATTGGAGGCAAAGGGGTTTGAGTTTGTACACTAATCCACTATGtgtacatgaaaataaagacaaGATAGAAAACAACAGTGAAGAGGACGATCTGGATTTGGAGCTTAGACTTGGTTATCATCCATAG